The Acidobacteriota bacterium genomic sequence TGCGGTTTTTACCAGCACAGGCGTTGACCAACTGACTTCGACCGGGCGTTTGACGCGCCAGACTTCCTTGCCGGTCTTTTTATCCAAAGCGACAATAAAAGATTTTTCGCCGCTATCTTCATCACATTGCAAGATGACTAAATTTTCATAAAGCACCGGCGAGGTGCCGACGCCCATCCCTAAAGTGGCAATGCCGCCGAGCGATTTTTTCCAGATTGGTCTGCCGGTGAAATCATAAGCATAGATGCCTTCGGAACCGAAATAAGCATAAACCAGTTTGCCATCGGTTACGGCTGTGGGCGATGCGTAAGTGTTACGGCGATGGCGATGGTCGAAAACCGTTCCTTCGTAAGCCACCTGTTGCCAGAGAATTTTCCCGGTTACCGCATCCACGCAAATCACGCGCATGGTGTGTTTTTTGTCTGCGCCTGCCCAATCCGGGTGTTTGAACTCTTCTTTGCCGAGCATATGAATGGTGGCTTTGGCACCCGGCACCACTTCACCTTCGGTATCCGATGTTAAAAAGATGCGATTGCCCCAGACAATCGGCGAAGAGTGACCGGCTCCGGGAATCGCAGTTTTCCATTGAATGTTTTTGGTTTCGCTCCACTCGGTCGGGAAATTGGTTTCCTGCGAAATGCCCTGACCATCTGCGCCGCGCCACCCCGTCCAATAATTGGTCGAGCCGGTCTTGGTTTTGGCATCCGCGAGCGACGCGCCAATCAATGCCACACATAATAAGTAATTCACTGCTGCGAATAATCGCTTCATACTTTTTTCTCCTCAGAAAAGCGTCACAACCATACCCTGTACTCAAAAGAGTATGCGCGACTTTGCTTAAATCTTGGCTGGGGTGAAAACTCCTGGTGAAAGATTCCACTGAAAAAAACGTGATGCCCAATGATACTAAAAGCCACCTGATAAATCCATGTGCTGAGTTACAGGAAGCGCGCGCAATCGCACAACCGCGCAAGCGGCTTTTCAAGATTTACGCCTGAACTGATGTGCGGCGTTGCCCTCAACCATCACAATGGTCAGGTTATTTGCTGGCTTTCGCGGCTTTCCCTGCCATAGGCTTTGTCGGTTTTTCCGCGATGCAAAAAAGCGTCTTCAGCCCGCGCACGAAAATCATGCCATCCGAGATTGCCGGGGTTGCCATCAACACTTCGCCGATTTCGTTTTTGGCGAGCACTTCGTATTGTTCTCCGGCTTTAATCACAAACACCACGCCATCTTCGCTCGACAGATAAACCTTGCCATCGGCAGCCACCGGCGAGGCGCTGTACGCGCCACCTTCACCGATGCGCTGTTGATAAACCACTTTGCCGGTTTTGGCATCGAGACATCGCAGTATCGCCTGGTTTTGGCAGATGTAAAGATAATCGCCGTAAATCACCGGCGTCGGCATATAAGCGCCGCCACGTTGCACGCTCCAGGCGATGTATTGATTCGCGGTTTCGCCTTTTTTCAAATCCAGACTGATGTCGCCGGTCGCGCCCGGGCGAATCGCATAAATCGGTTGATTGGGGCGATAGTGATTGACGATGAAAATTAAATCGTGTCCGATGACGGGCGTCGTCGCGGTGACTTCCGGGTTGCCTTTCATCGCCCACAACTCTTTGCCGGTCAGCGGGTCGTAGCCTCTGGCGGCGTGTGTGGCATTGGTAATTAATTCGGTTCGGGTTTTGCCTTCGTAAATCGTCGGCGTTCCCCACGAAGGAATTTCATCGCGCATGGTCTTCCAAATCTCTTTGCCGGTTTTGATGTCATAAGCCGCGATGAAGGAATTTTTCTGCACATCACATTGCAAAATCACCATGCCTTTGTAGATGATTGGCGAACTTGCGGTGCCCCATTCGTAATCCGGGTCGTAAAACCATCCGGCGCTCAAAACGCCGAGGTCTTTCTTCCACATCAATTTGCCTTTGAAGTCGTAACAGTACAAGCCTTCGGAACCGAAAAAGGCGACGACATATTTGCCGTCAGTGACCGGCGTCGAACTGGCGTGCGTTGATTTGATGTGGCGTTTGCTTTTTGGCACGCCTTCGTGCGCCACCCGTTCCCAGAGAATTTTGCCTGTGGTTTTATCCAGGCAATAAACTTTCCAGGTGTGTTTGGATAAATCCTTGTCCGAATCGACATCGCCATAGAGTCCATGACGAAAGTAAGGATTAGGGTCGCTGCTGATGGCAGTCGTCACAAACAGACGATTGCCCCAGACAATCGGGCTGGCGTGAGCCAGTCCCGGAATCGGGGTTTTCCATAAAATATTTTCGCCGGTTTTGGCGTCCCATTTCACCGGGGTGGGTTTACCTTCGGCGACGCCTGAAGCATTGTTGCCGCGAAACGCGGGCCAGTTCTGCGCGTTGGCAAGGGTCGCAAAAAACAGAATGAGTAGAATGGATGAAATGTGCTTTTTCAATGACTCCTCCGCGATATAAAAACAGGTAGCTGGGGTTTCGATAAGAGTTGAACCGTAAAACTATCCTTCATTTTCAGTTGCCCAAGCAAGCGTGGAAAGCGATTTTCGTTGAGGTGTACGCCGAAATTTAATTCTCGGTTCGCTCAAATTGCGGCTCAAGGTTTTCTGCAAATTTTGCTTCGATCTTTTTCAGTCGCGCCCGCCAGATGAGATATACCGGCGCGCCAAGCGCCACCACGCCTAACCCGATGGCGGTTTTAATTGCCTTTTCTTTGGTTTCCAGCGAACTGACAATCGTGTTAATGACGAGCGCCGCGGCTGAGAGAATAAAAATAATCGGCGTCAGCGGATAACCGGGCGTGCTGTAACTGCGCGTCGATTCGTGAAATCGTTTGCGATAAGAAAATATGCTTGCCGCACCCAACCCGTAAAAAATCCAGCCGATGAAGACCACATAGGTGATGAGTTCGTTGAAGGTTCCGGCAAGCGCCAATACCGCAGCCCAGATGCCGCTGGCAATCACCGCCACTGCGGGCGTGCCGAAACGTTGGTGTACCTCTGCGAGTTTTTCAAAAAACAGCCCATCATGCGCCATCGCGAAATAGACGCGCGGCGCGGTTAAAAAGGTGGCGTTGGCGGCGCTGAATGTCGAAATCATCACCGCAATGGCTACGAGTTTCGCGACCTCTGTGCCGAGCACATACATCACCGAGGTGGCGGCAATGCTATCGGATTTGGCGGCGGCTTCCGGTCCCAGAGTAATGAAATAAGCGACATTTGCCAGCAGATAAACGCCAATCAGGGTGAGCATGCCGATTAAAAAAGCGCGCGGAAAATTGCGCTGCGCATTGATGACTTCACCGGCGCTGAAGGTCGCGTATTGCCAGCCTTCATATGCCCACAACACGCCAATCATTGCCAGTCCGAAACCGGACGCCAGGGAACCGTCAATCTGTTTGGGCATCAACGCTTCCATCGTGTGGTCATAATTTCTTCCAAGCCACAATAGCGCGACGCTCATTAGCAAAAGCGCCGCGACTTTGATGATGGTGGTCAGGTTATTTAAATTGGCGCTGCGCTTGGTGCCCAAGACATTGACGGTGGTCATCAAGGCGATGATGCCGACGGCAACAATTTTTGCTTCGGGGTCGGTGAGCGAAACGATTTGTCTGAGGTATTTGGTGAAAGCGACAGCCAGCGCGGCGACTGAACCGCTGGTGATTACCGTGAAAAATGTCCAGCCGAACATGAATGCCGGGAATCGCCCGAAGGCGTCGCGTATAAAAACATAGAGACCGCCCGCCGAAGGGTTGGTGGTACTCAATTCGCCGTAAGTGAATGCGCCCAACAGAGACAACACGCCGCCCACCATCCATACCAAAAGAGCAGGGAAGACCGAGCCGCCAACTTGACTGAGCACTTCGCCGGGCGTCAGAAAAATGCCCGAACCGATGACTGAGCCGATAACGATAAACAACAAATCACGAAAGCCGAGGGTGCGCGCCAGTTTGGTCATGTAGGTAGTCTCAATCCTTTTGAAAATTTTTGAATGGAATGCGGAAAACTATAGACCTTTGGTTTTAACTTTGCTCTCCCAGACAACCACGGGATTTGCGGGGGCAATGCTACCATTATGGGCAACGCCATACAAATTCAGTGACATCAGGAAAACTTTTTTATTAATCGCGCCAATCAATAATCGCACCCGCACGGTTTCGCCGGGCGACAGCAGACTGTCACCGACATTGAGGGTTTGTTGCGCGCCAACCACCTGTTTCGATTTGCGGTCACGCGACAGCAAAACATTCGGACGCGACATTTCGGCAACCCGCAAAAAAGGATTGGCAACCGCAACCGTGCCGCGATTGGTAATATCGAGCGTTAAGGCGAGCCGCATCGCGCCGCTTGCCGTAAACGTCGGGTCATCAAAAGGCGTATCCGTCCAACTCTGGTCAATGCGCTCGGATGAAACAAATTTCATCTCGATGCCGCTGCCGACATTCGTGCCGATGGTGAAATCCGCCTGACTGTCGCCGAAAATAACATTGCCGAACATGCCTTCTTTGGCAGCAACCCGAATGCGCGCCTGCGTCGTCGAGGTGTTCGGTAAAGTAATTTGCGCTTTGGCGACATTGCCGCCGATGTTGCGAAGAAGCGATGTATAACTGAAACCGCCATCGCGCGAATATTGAATTTCGTGTTGGACGGGAATAAACCCTGCATCTTGCGGCAGTGTCCAGGTCACCGTGTAAGTATCGCCCGCCGCGAGACGCTCGCCGCCACCGGGAGAGGCAACGAAAATATTTAAGAAACTGCCTTGCAAGGTCGGCGGTAAAAGGTGCGCAATGTCTTTGCCGCCGGTTGAACCTGTGCCGTCACTTTCTTCGTAAACTTGCCAGCGGTTGGTGCCGATGCCGTATGCCGCAATGGTTTCGGGCATGGCATCGAGTTTGAACCCGACAGCGTCTGTGGCATTCACCGACAATCGCCAGTTATTGGTGGTATCGGTGTCTTGCGGAATGACCACTTCGCCAATCCACGTGTCATTTTGATAAAGGGTTTTTTGCCAGCCTTCGGTTGCGTCAATCTGTACGGCTGTGAGTTCATCAATTGCGGCATTGCGTCCGATGAAAACCTGCGGCGTTTGCGAAGCATCCATCGGTTTTGAAAATTGCAAACGCAACTGCAACCGTCCGGCTTCCATTCCCGTGAGCCGCGTATCGACATTTAAAATGCGCATACCGGCGGATTCAACCCAGCTTGCCGAATAGATTTGTCGCGCAAATCTGCCGTCGGATTCCAATTGATAGGCATTGACGCTTTGCAGCACTGGCGGCGCGCTCACCCAGTTCAACAAAAATTTCATCCCCGCCCAATTTTCCTGATTGGTCAGGTCGATCTGTTCTTCGGGAATCACGAATTCGCAACAGGTCGGGCGCATCTCTACGGTAAACGGCGCGGCGACCTGATTGATGCTGTAGGCATAATCGGTCGATGAGCCTGTGGTGATGTAAAGTTTTTGCGCCTGTTGCGGCGTGTAGATTTTTCCATCCACTTTTTTAATTTCATCCGACATCTGTTTGGCGAGCGTCGCCAGCGTGCCGGAATCAGGTGCAGTCAGTTGTTGATAGCCCCAGGGGTAAAGGATGAGTTGCGAGTAGCTGTGATAATCGACCTGGGCTTTGAAATGTCTCGCGGGATTGCTGACCAACGATTTCAAGGCGCGGATTTCGAGTTCACTGTCGGGTTCGGTGCCGCGATAAATTTCATTCGCCGGGTCGTCGCTCGCCCCTACGTCATCGCGCGTCTGCGGGCAAGGTTCATCGCCGCGCAAGCGCCACTGAAAATCAAAATTGCGATTCAAATCAATGCCGGTTGACCCCGGACATTCGCCCGCTGCCGGAATCGGACGACGATTTTTGCGCCAGAAACGTGTGCCATCGCTTTGCGTCGCCGATTGACTGTAGGTCAACCCATCGGGATTGACAATCGGCACCACCCAGATTTGCAGATGATCGACCAGATATTTGATGGCATCATCGCTGGCATATTTGCTCAGCAACTGATTGGCGAAATAGATTGGCGATTCTACCGAAATCCATTCGCGCGCATGGTAACAGCCGGTGATTAAAACATCGGGTTTCGATGAATCGTCAACTGCCGTGTCGCGGCTGATTTTGAGCGCGAAAATCGGGCGGTTTTCATAGCTTTGTCCAAGCGTGACGAGCCGCGCCAGGTTCGGATAGGTTTGCGTGAGCGCGGTAAATTCCGTGAGGGTCTCTTCCACCGTGTGATAACGCCCTTCGGCTCCGTCGGGCGCAAGGGTTGCGGTTGAAAGGTTTCCCGGTGAATTGTTTCCCGATAAACGATTTTCAAAACTGAAGGATTTGCCGGGAAAATATTTCTGCACCGCTTTGCTGAAGGCTTTCTGCGTATAAAAGCCGGCAAGCCGGTAGCCGCGCCGGGTGTAGCGTTCGTCGATATGACGGTTGATGGCGTCAGGCGTGTCGTCAGCCGCGAAGACATCCAGATAAGCGATGAAGCGGTCAGTGGCGAGCAGCACATTTTCACTGTCACCGAGCCAATTGCTGTACCCGGCGGCGGGTTGGGCATTTTGGCTGAGGTCAATGACGGCGACGCGCACCTGCGTGGGCGTTTCCGGTTGGAACTGGTCGCGCGCGGCTTTCAGTTGTTGAGCCTGCGCCTCGTTGGTTTTTAGGGCTTTTTGAAAATCGGCAAGCGAATCGTAAATCACCGAAGAAGTGATGCCGTTTTTTTCGAGTTGTTCAAGCAGGTAAATCGGCGCAGCCGCGATGGTTTCATTTGCCTGTGAAAACCAGATGTCGGTTTCCAGATTGTGCGCTTGAGCGATTTGTAAAACCGTTTCGCTGGCGGCATTGATTTGCGCCAGTTGGGGAATGAACTCTTTGCGTTCGCGTTCAAGGCGAACCTTTTCGTAAGCTTCCCACGCCTGCTGTTTGAATGCGGGATTTGTGGCGTTGAGCGCGGTCTTCCAGAGTTTTAAGGTTCCCGGTTCGTCTAAGTATGCGAGTTCAGTTAGGGTTTGCTGAAAGAG encodes the following:
- a CDS encoding amino acid permease, translated to MTKLARTLGFRDLLFIVIGSVIGSGIFLTPGEVLSQVGGSVFPALLVWMVGGVLSLLGAFTYGELSTTNPSAGGLYVFIRDAFGRFPAFMFGWTFFTVITSGSVAALAVAFTKYLRQIVSLTDPEAKIVAVGIIALMTTVNVLGTKRSANLNNLTTIIKVAALLLMSVALLWLGRNYDHTMEALMPKQIDGSLASGFGLAMIGVLWAYEGWQYATFSAGEVINAQRNFPRAFLIGMLTLIGVYLLANVAYFITLGPEAAAKSDSIAATSVMYVLGTEVAKLVAIAVMISTFSAANATFLTAPRVYFAMAHDGLFFEKLAEVHQRFGTPAVAVIASGIWAAVLALAGTFNELITYVVFIGWIFYGLGAASIFSYRKRFHESTRSYSTPGYPLTPIIFILSAAALVINTIVSSLETKEKAIKTAIGLGVVALGAPVYLIWRARLKKIEAKFAENLEPQFERTEN
- a CDS encoding PQQ-binding-like beta-propeller repeat protein, translating into MKRLFAAVNYLLCVALIGASLADAKTKTGSTNYWTGWRGADGQGISQETNFPTEWSETKNIQWKTAIPGAGHSSPIVWGNRIFLTSDTEGEVVPGAKATIHMLGKEEFKHPDWAGADKKHTMRVICVDAVTGKILWQQVAYEGTVFDHRHRRNTYASPTAVTDGKLVYAYFGSEGIYAYDFTGRPIWKKSLGGIATLGMGVGTSPVLYENLVILQCDEDSGEKSFIVALDKKTGKEVWRVKRPVEVSWSTPVLVKTATRLELITNGNEFAISYDPKTGKELWRIEGVKSNAIHVPLVGDGLVIVSAGYPEKRTIAIKLGADGDLTKTSNVLWKYEKGTAYCASPILYKGLVYLISDKGILTCVDAQSGKVIYEGGRVPVPASFMASPVAFGDKILITSDDGDTFVVKAGPQHEIIRTNSVGEPVFATPALANGKIYIRGEKHLYCIANKASATAGK
- a CDS encoding PQQ-binding-like beta-propeller repeat protein; translated protein: MKKHISSILLILFFATLANAQNWPAFRGNNASGVAEGKPTPVKWDAKTGENILWKTPIPGLAHASPIVWGNRLFVTTAISSDPNPYFRHGLYGDVDSDKDLSKHTWKVYCLDKTTGKILWERVAHEGVPKSKRHIKSTHASSTPVTDGKYVVAFFGSEGLYCYDFKGKLMWKKDLGVLSAGWFYDPDYEWGTASSPIIYKGMVILQCDVQKNSFIAAYDIKTGKEIWKTMRDEIPSWGTPTIYEGKTRTELITNATHAARGYDPLTGKELWAMKGNPEVTATTPVIGHDLIFIVNHYRPNQPIYAIRPGATGDISLDLKKGETANQYIAWSVQRGGAYMPTPVIYGDYLYICQNQAILRCLDAKTGKVVYQQRIGEGGAYSASPVAADGKVYLSSEDGVVFVIKAGEQYEVLAKNEIGEVLMATPAISDGMIFVRGLKTLFCIAEKPTKPMAGKAAKASK
- a CDS encoding M14 family metallopeptidase, producing MKEPLISRRWITAIILLITLAILIAPARWQNFVSAQINRSSQTGNDELRLREQRHLGLKENLATADAGLFQQTLTELAYLDEPGTLKLWKTALNATNPAFKQQAWEAYEKVRLERERKEFIPQLAQINAASETVLQIAQAHNLETDIWFSQANETIAAAPIYLLEQLEKNGITSSVIYDSLADFQKALKTNEAQAQQLKAARDQFQPETPTQVRVAVIDLSQNAQPAAGYSNWLGDSENVLLATDRFIAYLDVFAADDTPDAINRHIDERYTRRGYRLAGFYTQKAFSKAVQKYFPGKSFSFENRLSGNNSPGNLSTATLAPDGAEGRYHTVEETLTEFTALTQTYPNLARLVTLGQSYENRPIFALKISRDTAVDDSSKPDVLITGCYHAREWISVESPIYFANQLLSKYASDDAIKYLVDHLQIWVVPIVNPDGLTYSQSATQSDGTRFWRKNRRPIPAAGECPGSTGIDLNRNFDFQWRLRGDEPCPQTRDDVGASDDPANEIYRGTEPDSELEIRALKSLVSNPARHFKAQVDYHSYSQLILYPWGYQQLTAPDSGTLATLAKQMSDEIKKVDGKIYTPQQAQKLYITTGSSTDYAYSINQVAAPFTVEMRPTCCEFVIPEEQIDLTNQENWAGMKFLLNWVSAPPVLQSVNAYQLESDGRFARQIYSASWVESAGMRILNVDTRLTGMEAGRLQLRLQFSKPMDASQTPQVFIGRNAAIDELTAVQIDATEGWQKTLYQNDTWIGEVVIPQDTDTTNNWRLSVNATDAVGFKLDAMPETIAAYGIGTNRWQVYEESDGTGSTGGKDIAHLLPPTLQGSFLNIFVASPGGGERLAAGDTYTVTWTLPQDAGFIPVQHEIQYSRDGGFSYTSLLRNIGGNVAKAQITLPNTSTTQARIRVAAKEGMFGNVIFGDSQADFTIGTNVGSGIEMKFVSSERIDQSWTDTPFDDPTFTASGAMRLALTLDITNRGTVAVANPFLRVAEMSRPNVLLSRDRKSKQVVGAQQTLNVGDSLLSPGETVRVRLLIGAINKKVFLMSLNLYGVAHNGSIAPANPVVVWESKVKTKGL